AGTCCCCGTGCCAGGTGCACCTGACTTTGTTCTTTTGTGGCAATTAACAGCTCTGGGAAAGCTGCGGATGTGAAGTAGTTCTTAGAGTTGATTTTTTCCCAGAAGAAAATGAGGTCGGTCTCACTACCTGTGATGAGTTTTGGTGTTTCCGGAATCTCCTGTGACAAGCAAAACAGAATTCTGTTAGTGCACAAGAAGGCattgagaataaaaaaaaaaataccctgaaGGGCAACCCTCTGGCATCTGGCCTTCATGGGAAACAGCACTCTAGAGCCTGACAGGATGTGATCCGGGTTCCTTCATCTGGTCACTCATCAAACATTTATCAAATGCCTACTCGATGTACAGTCCAGACAATCCATAAGAGTTGATTTCCTTAGTTAATTGGAGAGAAATCTCATGAGTCATGAAGACTGTCAATGATACAGGCAATGCCCTAAATCCAGATGTGCGGCCTGTGAACATCCTGTCTTTAATGCTGGCACAACAAACGCTCATCAAGTCTCAACACCGATGATTCTAAGACGTCCACATTCTAAACATTCTGACCCCTAGTTTACAAATTAAACCTTTACGAAAACAGTGGGAGATGGGAATGATGTCTACCTCTGCATCTCCATCCAATCTGAAAGTTAACCATGCGTGTACACAAAAGCAAATAACGGAAACTCCACGGTGCTTCCCTGATCTGAGCAGCTGCCTGCTCTGGGGACGACCTTTTTAGACTGTATTCTTCCTCTGGGTATGAAGATAACCCAATAATAACCTTCATGGCAAAATGTATTTTGGATTCCACGTTTGTTCAGACTCCCTTTTTGTATTCTTTTAAATCTAAATAAATGATTAGCTTCCCTTGGGTTTCGAGCTTCAGCAAAACCTGTACTATCCAAACCTGTTCCTCTCCTCCTTTCATGGCCTTCCTTTGGTCAGTCTACCTCCAAATGATACCCAGTCCCATTCCTTAGTCTTCTTCCCTGCTTCTCCTCTAATGTCCCAGCTGACTCTTTGCTTCCTCTAGTGTGTTTGTTCTGGACTATTGTCCATTCAAGATATATAAATGACACCAGCACCCTGCACTCTCTGAAAACCTTCAGTGGCTTTCGATTGTATACCAAACGTCCAGGGCCAAGAGTGCTCCACTGATGCTTGCAGCTGCCCGTGGGCTCATAACGCTCTAGGGAACTCAGGTCTTTGTAGTGGACTGAGATCCTTCTGTTAGGACATCCCATCCCTATCCTGTATTAGCTGGCCTTGTCTCTCAGGGAGCATGGCTCTCGTCCTTCCCTCTAAATAACTCTCCGCCCTTTTTCTGTCTTGGTGTCTAACGCATTTTCTGTCCAGCAtcttactttgttgttgttgtcgtccgTTTGACTTATCTGTTGTCTGTGCTAGAGGACTATGCTCCATAAGGTTAGGGATTTTGGTGATTCTCTGTAACTTTTAATGCCATGCTTGAAAATGAGAAGACTCAGTAAATAATAGCTTGTTGAAGGAATTCATGAATGAAGTTACTGCCCTACTCAGTAGCTAATACTCTCGTTTTACTTGACTCTGACGGAGAAATACAGACACCCACATACATTTTAGGTGGTGATGGGAGGCACTGGATTATACATTTACTGAATGAGAGTCACATTCTTCTCTATGGTAGAAATGTCTAAtgctaaaatgtgtgtgtgtctaaccctaaccctacacgtgcgtgtgcgtgtttgtgtgtgtgtgtgtgtgtgtgtgtgtgtgtgtgtgtgtgtgtgatagtcaTGGAGGATACGGGACTGGGATGAGAAACAATAGTATTATCAATGAACCATTGGAGTAGGAAAGCTAAGGTCTGAGTGTGGTGGCTTCTAGTTTTTGGCTTCACATATGCTAAGTCCTCTGTGATCTCAGTGGGCTCATTTGAGATTTCCAAGGCTGTCTGCATTGTCATAATGCTCTGTACCATGTAAATCAGATGGCGGATGTCAGATTAAAGATCGACAGAACAAATGGATGCTCTGGGATGGGAGGCAGATCAAGGAGGAAAGGGGTCATGTAGTGACTGGGGCTGCAAGGATACTGCCATCCCAGGAGGGTCAGCTGCCTACTGTGACTGTTCACAAACGGTGGGAGGTGCATGAGGGCAAGTTTGAGATGGAAGTGAACTGACCTTCAGCAACACAGGCTTGTCTTCTCCCTGAGCACTCACAAAGAGCTGAGTATTTGAGACTTTGAGAGTCACAGGATATTTAGAGTCGTCTCCTCCCGATGAGTAGGCATACATGTCAAATTTTACTGTCAAAGAAAGAGCCAAGAAGAAAGTAAGTacactattatttatttatataaagagATTTTAGAtagaggcagtgtgtgtgtgtgtgtgtgtgtgtgtgtgtgtgtgtgtgtgtgactttacaCATTATTGCATCCTTTACAATGCCTGCTGCACTTACTAGGTGAGTAAATACGTTTTCTATGTAAAATGCTTCAGGGCCAAATACTTGCTGGATTTCTTCTGGTTACAGCAGTGGAATAAAACCTTGACATTTACTGGTTTATGAGTTCCTAATGGCTTAAAATGGAGTGATctaagaatctctctctctctctctctctctctctctctctctctctctctctctctctctctctgttgcacacacacacacacacacacacacgtccagcATAGTAAAGTGACTGTACTGGTACCACCAGAAATGTAATGTAAATTACAGGAACGATAGTGGCAGGGGTTATGGTCAGTGACCGAGCATTGCTTACTGTGTGTATGGCTTGGGTTTGATATGTAGCTCCAgaaagcaagtgtgtgtgtggtgtgtgtgtgtgtgtgtgtgtgtgtgtgtgtgtgtgtgtgtgtgagagagagagagagagagagagagagagagagatatgggggtttaaaaatatgaatactAAGTCAGTATGTGGAGGAAATCATGTGAGATAAGTAGGAAATAGAATACACAATAATTTGCAAAAGTCATAGAGAGCCTGTTAACTGAAGTGTGCACAGTGTCTCTATTCAGAAAGAACTCTGCCTGATTATAAGAAGTTCCTTCTGTGgctctttaaaaacaattttgtaTACTGATGATGCATTCTGCATCTAGAACAGGTTTATTATGGAAACCGGATCTGCATAACAGGAAATGTTGGGCACTGAATCCCATCCTTCAGATCCCAAAGCACTTAAGGGCTTTTGGCTTTTCCATTACATTATCCAAGTTAAAGAAGCTTTTCCTAGATGAACGCTAGCCGTAATTCTGACATTCAGGTTCTCCAAAAGATGGGGACTGACTGCTCCCCGTTCGCTTTGTTAACTATCTGGGTGCtcagtttttctcttctttaacaTCAGGATAGGGAACGTCTGTAAGCAGCAAGGAGAAGGTACGCCAGGAAGCTCTCTGTTCCGAGGAGTGATCTCTCTTTCAGAATGTGTATTCTGTCCTTCCCAGGGATTCTCTGTGGGGGTGGAGTGCTTCATTCTGTTCTAGAAGAACTGTGCTAAGCCCAGGATGTAGATAACTTTGTGCTTTGGAAACCGAAAGTTCGAAAGAGGCAAAGAAACTCAGAGGGGAAGAGCGACGGACTTGCTGTTACCTTCAAGCTGCAGGTCATTTAACGAAGCAGCTTTGAGATGTATTCTGTCCATATCCACATATATATTTTGGTTGAGGGAATCATTCATGATGAACTCCTGCTTGACGATCCTTATCAATTTGTATCTCAAATTATTCTGGAAGCTGTGAGGTGCTGATCTGGGTTGGATGGTCTCTAAAATCATTACCACAAGTTCAGGTTATCGCCTAGTTACTAACAAAGATGATGTACACATGCCAGGACAAGCATGAGACATGGTTCTGAGAGGCACCGTCAGGGTAGCTAATCCAAGTGGAACAACTGAGACTGGTCACTAGGAGGCCTGATTCTACCAGGGTTTGTACTATTGGTAAATCAATTCATCAGgtaatagttttattttattttttaaaagaaagtttttaGAAATGTTAAGATTTTTGTtagccatctttctttctttctttctttctttctttctttctttctctctctctctctctctctctctctctttctttctttctttctttctttctttctttcttgtttttccttcAGGGTCTCATTATGAAAGCatggctggcttggaattcactctatagataAGAATAGACTTGAACTTAcaagtgcctctgcctcccactgggattaaaagtatgaaCCACCATGCTTGGCCCTGTTAGCAAGTTTCCAAGTGACAAGGAAGACTACCAATATTCTCAATCTATATTTTCAGACGAGTATATGCTAAGTTAAAAGTAAATATCCAAAAAACTGCATACCACAATGTGTCACCATATCTATAAataatacctctctctctctctctctctctctctctctctctctctctctctcacacacacacacacacacacacacacagatatgatCAAGGATACAGGTCTACATTGGAAGGTAGATATATAAGTAGCTTCACTAATCTCCAGGTTCTGACTAATTTTACCTCTAGTATGCTGTTCTAAGGAAGTGAATGGTGACAGAAATTGACATAGATATTCACTGTCACTCCAATGTTGAAAGTGTGCTCTGAAAACTGTAATACATTAGATGGAAATGCTGGATATGGGGCCGTGTAGTAACCGTAACAGCATTGGGTATGTTTGCtcctgtgtgctcctgtgtgcagAAAGGACTTTAAGGAAACATTCTGTGCTGCTGGTAGGGTTAAAATCTGGGTGACAAAGTGGACATAGTATTTTCTCttacactttattttaaaatcttctaGGCAGAGAGGTATAGTTGTCTAGGGTTTATATTGACTTGACTACTTGGTCTGCGTTTCCTGTGGAGGAGTGTCTAGTaaagatacaaaagaaaaatctagggTTCTCATAGTCAGAGTAGATTGAATTAGCTGTGAGGGCTTCCAACTTAGAGACTGAGCCTTGCTTCCTCTTATGTAAAAGGAGAGCGGAAGGTTGTTTTGGAGCTTAGAGACAGCGATGCCATTAATAAATTAGTAGTGTTGTAGTATTTATAAAGGCAATGGGAGTAATAACAATGGTTGACATTTCATGGGTGGCGAAGTCACACTAGATATTCTTGTAGTCTAAATGTTTTAAAGTATTGGCTTATTTAATCTTTACAGGAACCCAGTGAGGTGTAAGACTTGgtcatcttggggttggggatttagctcagtggtagagcgcttgtctagcaagcgcaaggccctgggttcggtccccagctccggaaaaaaaaaaaaagaaaaagaaaagacttggTCATCTCTATTCACAATATGGGGAACTGAAGCCCAGAGGGATTACAGAACATGACTAAGGCAGTAGAAGCTAGTAGAGGTCATGAGCCAATGGGCCATGACTGCTTTCTCTCCACCGAAGACCTTTACATGACCTTTGCAGGACAGCCAAGAAAGGAACCCTTGAGCAAGGGTTCTAGAAACTACTACTGACCTCTTCCCTGTAGTTATTGAGctaatgtttggttgttattttgGTTCCAGGCTTTATTTTCTTTCCACTCCATTCTCACCACTTACTTAAAACTGAAAAATTCAATCTCACATTTTACTCCTTACCTTCTAAATCATGGGCTATGGCCTCCAGGTCATCTTCAGTAAAGGGCTGATTGAAACTTAGCCGTCTCTTCTTCAGAATCTTCCCTTTGTTTGATGTTGCTGACACCACCACCCGGCTCTCCTTGAAGGTGAAGGTGGACATCTTTGATGTTTCAGAGGTTCTCAGAGATACAAATTTATCTGTGCAGTTCTCATGAAGTGAGCCATAGCTTGCATCATAGAAGGATTTCTGTAAGGAGGAAACGTGGAACCTGAGAGGTGATCTATGCCCTTGAGATGAGATTCTTCAGTAGGATTTATATACTACAGGCTTAGCGAGAGTGATCTCTattgccctctctccctccctccttccttccctccttccctctctccctgtctccccgatTTCCTCATCCTTCCActgtccttcctcccctccccactcccttcctttctttttcttgcttagATTTCCCTGAAACCATGTTATTTTTTGGGGAGCAAGCCCATCTTTATgctcaaaaataaaacactttaatGAAATAGGTTAATATGCAACCCTGGTAAGTCAGAACCTTCCACTAAGAGGTCTGGCATCTACTTGAGAgtgcttaaaatattttagaaaatacatTTGGCCCtctgttttgcctgcctgcattcTCAAATTCAACCAGCCTTAAGAgtcaaaatattttctagaaataaATGACATCTGTACTGCACATGTGCATTTTTTATTTCCTAAATAATCTAACCATTGCTTCATAAGCATAAGAATTGTTTCCACAGCGTCTGCATTGTGGCAGGTCTGGTTAGGACACTTGGATATGATTTAAAGTCACTTGagaatgcatgcatacatactttATACAAATAGAGGGTCATTTAATATATGGGACTTGAGCATCTGAAGAAGGTGGTCTCCCTTGATTCTAAGCTCCCATGGATGCCTTTGGTATAACTGTTCTTCTGAAAGCAGCTTTTAAAGCTAGtatcacagacacacaaaatgatatgacctggtgtgtgtgtgtgtgtgtgtgtgtgtgtgtgtgtgtgtgtgtgtctgtgtgtgtaacaTTTAATTTCTCCTGGCTAGCCTCCTTTACCTCAGCTCTGTGGGCTATCTGGTTGTCTCTAGCCTTAGGTCTGTTAAGAGACAGACCCAGGTGAGTTGGACTGAAACAACTGGCTAGGGAGAACAAAGTTAATATTTTGAAGGAGCCTGGCCCAGCTCTTAGGGGTTCAGATAGATCTCTATTCCGGAAAAGCAAATGAGTAGGAAGAATGTCAGTTAACTACTGGCATGAAGAGGCAAGTGTCTCATTTATGACAGGGAAACACAAGTGTATACTACTCAATGCTCATTGTGCTTCTCTGGTAGAGGATCTAgagtgaaagaaaaggaagaaaaagagagccCAGATCTATAAGAATGCTAATTATGTACTTACCTGATTCAGAGACAGATGGTCAATGGCAGAACTGTATTCTTCATTTTCACTGTCAAAAAAGAATATGAGACTATATTTTGTCCATTATTTTACTGTGGTCAGTGAGTATCATATCTAACTTAACACATTAACTTTGGGTAACACAGACAACATTCCTAAAAACTGATTTAGGCACAGGCACCATTGAATTCAAACGCTCTAACACAGTAATGACTTTTAGTGGATGTCTAAGAGCTAATCCATCCTTAGGAGAACTTGAGTCCTGTTAGGATGAGAGTAAGCTCCACAGTAACTgagtacatgaacacacacacacacacacacacacacacacacacacacacacacacacacgatcattaCTCTTGGAAAAGTTAAAGACTTCTGTACATTCATGTCTACTATACACATAGTAATTTATTTGTCACTAATTTGAAATTAGTAATTATTAGAACAGCTTTGTGCTTTATAAAAAATCAGGCATGACTAATGAACCAGAGTCTTAACAGAACCTCAGGGAAGACTTAaggtctttaaaagaaaagggtTTGATGCATCACAGGCGTACTTTGTCATACGCTACTTACTTTCATGTCTTCACCAAAACATTTACTGTTTAACATTTTGTAGCTTTATTAGCATTAGCATTAATTGTAAACAACAAGAACATCATATTAGTTAAGAATGTTCTAGAATTTCAACTCTCTGCTCTTTTGTCTTTTGTATCAGGGTAAGGTTTGACGATGAGTGTGAATCCATGTGCCCGAGAGCCGTTACCTCCTTTGACTGGGAACAGGTTCTCTTGAGAATGGATTCTCTCTCAAATAGCTCATTAAAACCCACTGCTGACTCTTTAGAGTGCCTACGTTGATGTTGATATAAAATTATGTCAGATTCAGTATAcctcaaaaataattttctacaattTCCGTTTTTTCCTGCCAATGAAATATCCTTTTAGTATGACGGATGCCTGGTCTTTCTAGGTCTTCTCTGTCCTCAGGACTTCAGGGTCAATGTATATCTCCATAGCCTCTGCCAGCCTGTCCCCTGACTGGTCACATTAACTCTTAGTTAATTCGGATTCAAAAGAGTCTTGTGCCCTTCATTGAATCAAAAAAGGAAGACTCCGTTTCTTACCTATAGCAGTTCTTTAGGTCTTCAAACAAGTCAGGAACTTTGGCCATCTTGATTTCTGCAAGAGAACACCAGTGGCTGTCAGCTCAGTCCACCTCTAAACCCTGTGCTTGCAAGGGCAATGACCCTGCTTTGCTCTTCTTGAGAAACTACAGTAGTGACTTATCACATGTTCAGCATTTCCTCTATTCTCCTTCATCCTCCCTTACATTATTTCTGTATGCTTTTATCTTTTCCACTAGCTTGTTTTCAAGAATGTTTTCTCTAACTTGGTATTCTTTGTGTCCAGTCTATCGCCTCACACATAGTAGGCACTTAGTAAAAGTTGAAcagaataaggaaaaaaattaaaatcacctGAGTGAGGTGTCTGCCTTATATAGAGGCAAGGGAGACACAGAGTGGGAACCTGCTGGTCTCTTTCATTTTTGTCAGGAGAGATGTCCGATCTCCAGAAAATGGTTCAGCTTTGCTGATAGACTCGCTCACGTGAATCTTGTTCAGCTGCTCCCTAAGTTCTCTATCACTAGAAAGAGAATTCTTTTCTGAGCCTCTCACTCCAGCCCCTGCTCTAAATCAGACaagagaagatgaagaggaagaggaggaggaggaggaggaggaggaggaggaggaggaggaggaggagggaggagagaagaagagaccaTTTTCCTTACGAAAGATGTCTTGAGAGAGGACAGTCGAGGAGCAAACAAAAGACAATTCTCATAGCCTCAGATGGGATAAGGACAATACCTTTGCCGACTCAAGCGCCAATGAGTTGACTCCCTCTGTGCCCTGGAGACTTTAAGTCTGAGTCAggcttctctctgtctttataGTCTTCCTCAAGTAGTAGGTGTGGTCATGAGTGTGTGTCATTGGGAATTTACAGGAAACAATTCTGCTTCGTATCTTTCTGTGTTCATTCTTCTTGATACGGGCTAGAAGGACAGATTATACACTGGTAATAATGTTGCTTGCAAAGACTCTGCGGGCTGTTGGCTTGATCTGCCTATTTCTCGCTTGCTCCATGTGACTATAAACATGTAGTCTTACAAAAAGGGAAGAGTGGCAGGAAGCTCACCaatggaagaggaaaggagacatCCTCAAATCGGAGCGGGAGTCGGACTAGGACAGGTGCTCCATAGTTGTACTTTGTGTTTTGGTCTAATTTGTTTATTGTGCCCCAGGACTGAATACAGATGGGAGGGATAATTGGCAGCTAAGGCAGGGCATTTGAGGGAAAAATGAGCTCCCCACCCCTCTTTGAAGGGTAAAATTTGCTTGAATAAGTCAGCAGTCCACGTATAAAACAATGGCCTTCTGGTTAAAGGTAAAGGAGGTAAAAGTGACACTGAACATAAAGACCTGGGCCCTCTTACTCCTTTAAACAGTATTAACGCACTTCCTACAGAGACGACAGCTTCAGAGGAGAGTTGTCAGCCCCAGCCACATCATGGTAAAGTAGCTCTGTCCCACTACCTAGTGTCCTTCAGGATAGTTCAGGAGAGAGGATAAGCTGCCCACTTTTGGAGGCAGGGACAAAGTCCCAGCCAGGGGAGTGCCTCAGCCCAGGAGTGGGGGTTGTGGGAGAGGAAGGTATGGATTCTTACACAGATCAGCATTGCCTTTTTATTAGAAACAGTTTCAGTTCCTAGACGCCAGGCCAGTCTAAGAGATAGACTCTCAGCAAAGCAGTGTTTCAGCTTTTCTACTTGGCATTTAAGCCGTGTAACTTTTAAATAAAGGAAGTGGGTGGtagacaaggaaagaaaaaagtggcaaagagagaaaagcaaaccactgaaacatggaataaaaatcaaaccaaaccaaacacaaaactGTGAGGCTAGGAGTAAAGCAGCTTACGTGAGTTGGATGAACCACGCCCTCTGGCCCTTTTAAATCACAGAGTGGAGCTGTTTAGATGTTCTTTGGTTCTATTGCATATGTAAACTCTCCAGTTCCAATGTGGCTGTCCAGTCTGTCCCTCCTCTTGTTATATTTATAAACAAAATTCAAAGATGAGTGGTATCCTACgtaagggaaggaaggacaagCACAGAAGTAGACTGGAGCCAAAGCTTGGGCGGGTGTCTAAACAGATCTATGAGCAGTGACGGCAGTCAGCTAGCTCCACATCCTTGCTTACCTTCATTCCCCTCTAGGCAATACAGAAATGTTAATCTTGCTATCTTCTGCCTGTCGGACATCTTGTGAGGATAATCACTAAGAAACGATTGCAAGGTGCATTGTGAATGTGGGCTGCTATGGAGATGCAACTAAACACAAATAATGACACTAATGATGGCCTCAGTCACTTGAGAGTCTGTGGAGTCATCACCATGATGCCTTAGTTCACTGCAGAAAATAGAGTTCTCAGGAAAGCAGGGCTTTGAAAACTTCACTGGGGAAGACATTTTTGAGTGAAGGTCACTACCTAGCCATTTGGTTTCTGAGAACAGTGCACAAGCCCTCTTTGGCAATCTGGGAAAGCACCCTTGGTTCTTCATTCCCGTGTTATAGAGAATTCCCCAAATGAGAGTTTGGTTGAGAAACAGGCAATTTGGGTCAGTGTACCTCTCAATCTACTCTTTCACATGGCTTTCTTGGAAAGTGGTTCTGAGGGGGGAAAGACAGTGCAGGAAGTTCAGAGAGGGAGAGCTCTGTAGCATCTAAACCAAGCCTtttagggaagggagaggacagcATTGGGCAGGGCTTTATTTACTCCTTTCCtaaataattcagaaataaaTATTGTATACTTATTCGGTACAATAGACCTTGCCAtacattaatgttttcctttcagGAGCCACAGAACTAGGCACGCAAGAGGAAATGATGTGCGTTGGTAGGTGGGTGGACTTGCTTTGTAGGCTCGGATGTTATGGCTCCAAAGGGTCTGTCtgcctcattctttctctctctctacttctcttcatctctccatctcatcctcttctccctctctcttgttcttgacagggtctcactatccATCTGAGTCTGCTCTCAAGCTcttgttcctcctgcctcagcctcccgagggctgggattataggctcgGCTGTGTATGGTCACAGTAAGGGTCCTAAGAACCTCAGTGATCTTTTTCATGTGTCAATGCCTTAAGGCTAACAGTATGCTCTCACTTTTGCCTCCAGCTGCACATACACAGGTGCCATTCCTGTGTCCTTATGCGGCTGAAGACACTGGAAGAACGGAATGACCCAATGAAGGTTACAGAAACCTAGACGCAGACAAAACCTGAACCTGAAACTCAGATTCTGATTTGTGGTCAGATCTCGTCAGTCTGGATCCTAGAATGCTTTCTCACTGTCACTGGCAAGTCTTTGCTGAAATGCATTGACTCTAAGGTCTTTGCCACCTCAGATACCCTGAGTGATTCTagaattttataaaaacaaaagatggCCTTGGGAGATGGCTGAGAAGTTAAAATGACATCCAGAGGAGTAAGAGGACCAGAGGTCAGATACCCACAACCCACATAAATTCTGGGTGATCATGGCAGcctgcttgtaattccagtgtCAGAAAATAGACCCAGGGAATCTGGACTGACTATATCTGCAAGCTCTGGGTTGCAttaagagaccctacctcaaacaaTCAGAtgagtgactgaggaaggtttCTGATATCAACCTTGGGCCTCAGTACTCACTCATAAATTGTATGCACATTTACTCAAACAATGCACTtaccacaacaaacaaacaaacaaacaacagctgCCCCAAAGATGAAAAAGggtttctcccttctctcttctagtGAAATCTTTTTTTATTCTGTGATACCCTGAAAACAGAAGGAAGGCTGCCATTGCGATGAACAAAGTTTGGCAGTGGGGTATGGCTGTGGACTCTGGCATGGCTTTCTGGTGTACCATGATGGTGGTAAACATATGTAAATGTCTTTAGAATCAACCTTAAAATTAGCACACAATACCTGGATGTGAAAGGAATCCCTTGAATGCAGAGAGAAGCACAACTCTGAATTTTCTGTTAGGAAAGTTTGGCTCTTTGTGTCCCCGGGTTCTGCATTCCTAGACTGAACCTAGGCAGAGATacttggggatgggggaggaggagtatCCTGTCTTGAACTTAGGTAGACTTTCTTGTCGTCATCATTCTGGAAACAGTACAGGGATGTAGAAATGAATTCAAGGCACACAGAGGCTATGTATTATGTGAATGCATAGCTATGTTCTATCGGGATATGAGCATTTACAGAGTTTGACATTCATGAGGGCATAGAGATCCTGGAATTAACTATTCACTTGTCTGCCTCAAGGGAGAGGTGTGCTTCTCTTCAGGTGATACGTAGCCTGTTCAGAGGCATAAACATGAAGAGACAAGTGAGCTTTCAGTGCCATTCACGCCCTACTTAGTTTTAATTCTATGACAGTTAGGTAGGAGGGAAAGATGGCATCCACAACACCCTACTAGCTCCCAGGTTTTACAATATGTTATCTCAATTTAATCCTCTCACCAGACCAGAGAGGTAGGTCATCCCATCACACATTACAGAAGAGGAAGTAAGGTTTTAGCAAAGTTAAGTAACCAGCCTGAGGTTGCAAGGTTAGCAGGTTGCGGAAATGGGATTCAGACGAGAGTCTCTACTCAACCTCAAGGCTGTCTCTGTGTCtgaatgtgctctctctctctctctctctctctctctctctccctctctctctccccctctgtctttgtttctgtctctctctgtttctcttgctctctctctcacacatgtacacacaaagatTTTTATAAAGAATGAAGGAAATCTATGATGCttctgaacattttctttctgtcatttccATCAAGTGATCTCCTGAAAGCTGACAATGAAGCCAGCGATGACCCCTGACCCCATGTAGATAATTACACTCTGAGGCTAAGTGTAATAAAGGTATGAAACAGAGGCACTTGCCAGTCTTGGACTGGAAGAGGATAATTCAGTGTGGAGAGAAAAGGGAACATTCTGGACCAAGCAGATGCTGTGAGGGTCAAGTAAATGAAAGCATGAAGGCTGGAGCTCAGAGCCACCTGTGGAGGGAGATGGGTTGGTAAGCTGAGAAtggaggactgggaggaaagcAGGAGCTGCAGTGAAAGGGCCTCATGTAGCCCTCATGAAGTCTTTCTTGGAGCATTAGTGCGA
This Rattus norvegicus strain BN/NHsdMcwi chromosome 3, GRCr8, whole genome shotgun sequence DNA region includes the following protein-coding sequences:
- the Il1a gene encoding interleukin-1 alpha isoform X2; the protein is MAKVPDLFEDLKNCYSENEEYSSAIDHLSLNQKSFYDASYGSLHENCTDKFVSLRTSETSKMSTFTFKESRVVVSATSNKGKILKKRRLSFNQPFTEDDLEAIAHDLEVKFDMYAYSSGGDDSKYPVTLKVSNTQLFVSAQGEDKPVLLKEIPETPKLITGSETDLIFFWEKINSKNYFTSAAFPELLIATKEQSQVHLARGLPSMIDFQIS
- the Il1a gene encoding interleukin-1 alpha isoform X1 — encoded protein: MAKVPDLFEDLKNCYSENEEYSSAIDHLSLNQKSFYDASYGSLHENCTDKFVSLRTSETSKMSTFTFKESRVVVSATSNKGKILKKRRLSFNQPFTEDDLEAIAHDLEETIQPRSAPHSFQNNLRYKLIRIVKQEFIMNDSLNQNIYVDMDRIHLKAASLNDLQLEVKFDMYAYSSGGDDSKYPVTLKVSNTQLFVSAQGEDKPVLLKEIPETPKLITGSETDLIFFWEKINSKNYFTSAAFPELLIATKEQSQVHLARGLPSMIDFQIS